The nucleotide sequence GAAGTTCGACTACACCAAGGGCTACAAGTTCTCCACGTACGCCACCTGGTGGATCCGTCAGGCGATCACCCGCGCCATGGCCGACCAGGCCCGCACCATCCGTATCCCGGTGCACATGGTCGAGGTCATCAACAAGCTGGCGCGCGTCCAGCGCCAGATGCTCCAGGACCTGGGCCGTGAGCCCACCCCGGAGGAGCTGGCCAAGGAGCTCGACATGACCCCCGAGAAGGTCATCGAGGTCCAGAAGTACGGCCGTGAGCCGATCTCGCTGCACACCCCGCTGGGCGAGGACGGCGACAGCGAGTTCGGTGACCTCATCGAGGACTCCGAGGCGGTCGTCCCGGCCGACGCGGTCAGCTTCACCCTGCTGCAGGAGCAGCTGCACTCCGTGCTCGACACGCTCAGCGAGCGTGAGGCGGGCGTGGTCTCGATGCGCTTCGGCCTCACCGACGGCCAGCCGAAGACCCTCGACGAGATCGGCAAGGTCTACGGCGTGACGCGTGAGCGCATCCGTCAGATCGAGTCCAAGACGATGTCGAAGCTGCGCCACCCGTCCCGCTCCCAGGTCCTCCGCGACTACCTGGACTGATGCGGACCGCCGCCGCATAACCGAAGCGGTACAGCGCGAAGGCCGGGCCCCTCGAGGGGCCCGGCCTTCGCGCTGCCGCGGCGCCGTGTTCCCCGCTTGGCCCACTCGGGATGCGGTTTGCGACACAGGGGGTAACTCTGAGTGTGCGAGACGCTCCGTATGGTCAGGAGGCCGCATGCGTACGTCGCTCCGCTCGCTCCTCGTCCTGGTGGTGCCGCTGGCCGCCGCGCTCGCGATGGTGCTCACCGCGCCCGCTCCGGCGACGGCCGACCGCGTCGTGATCGGCGGGCATCCGGCCCGTACGGTCGAGGCGCCCTGGACGGTGGCCCTGGCCAGCCGTGCGCTCTTCGGGGAGAAGAGGTCGGGCCAGTTCTGCGGCGGGGCGGTGGTGGGGCCCACGACGGTCGTCACGGCGGCCCACTGCCTGAGCCGTGGGGTGCTCGGCATGGACTGGCGGCAGGTCAAGGACCTCAGGGTGATCATCGGCCGCAATGACCTTCGGAAGGCCGACGGGGTGGAGTACCCGACGGCGCGCGTGTGGGTCAATCCGGCATACGAGGGCGACAACAGGGCCGGGGACATCGCGGTGCTCACCCTGGGCGTCGCGGTGCCGGCGGCCTACAGCATCCCCATGGCGGGCAGCGGCGACCGGGCGTACCGGCCGGGGGAAAAGGCCGCGGTGTACGGCTGGGGCGATACGCGGGGCGATGGCAGCTATGCGTCGGCGTTGCGCACGGCATCCGTGCAGGTGCTGGCCGACACGGTCTGTGAGCGCGCCTACCCGGGCAGCGCGGAGGGGGACTATGACCCGCGGTCCATGGTCTGCGCCGGGCTGCCGGACGGGGGCCGGGACGCCTGTCAGGGGGACAGCGGAGGGCCGCTGGTCGCCCGGGGGCGGCTGGTGGGCCTGGTGTCCTGGGGCAGCGGATGCGCTGAGGCGGGGCGGCCCGGGGTCTACACGAGGATCTCGGCGGTGGCCGATCTGGTGGCCGCCCATGGCTGAGACGAGCCCCGTGATGGCGGTGGATCCTGGAGGGAGCCCCGGAGGGCCCCAGGGGTTGTGCGGACGGACCCACGAAACGAGCGTGGGCGGCCGCCCCACTCGGGGGCAGACCGCCCGGAATCCGGCCCTGGGCCGGCGTCGCTCGTCGTCGTGGGTGTGAGGCCTCAGCGTTCGTCGTCGGACGTGGACGCCGGAGCTGCGGTGAGCCGCTCGGTCTCGTCCTGTATTTCCGCGGCGATCTTCTTGAGTTCCGGCTCGAACTTGCGCCCGTGATGGGCACAGAAGAGCAGTTCACCACCGCTGATCAGCACCACGCGCAGGTACGCCTGGGCGCCGCAGCGGTCGCAGCGGTCAGCGGCCGTCAACGGGCTCGCGGGGGTCAGAACAGTAGTCACGTCGCCTCTTCTCTAGCTCGACGAGCTGTCGTACCAGGGTCAACATCCAACCAGCCTGAAATCGTTCCCGCTCGTGGCTTTTTCCCAAAAATTGCTTCTGAGTAGGCCGGATGGTGACGTTTGGCGGCGAATGGGCCGTATTGCCTAGCTTTGGTGTATCGAGTCGTTTGTCTGGTTCACGCTCCCGGCCGGGTTGCCGGTTGTGAATGATGACGTGCCCGGAGCCTAAATGGTTCATGCCTGAAAGGGAACGTGATGTGTGCGTCACCCCCGTCAGGTATCGAACGTACGAGCGAAACAGTGGCCGGTGCGACTAGCATGGACGTTTCAACGGGTGGCGGCACAAAGGCTCTATCAGGCCTCGGTACGCTCTGACGGGCGCGACCATGCCACCATCGTGCCCACAACTGGGCCAACCAGAAATTCAGCGAGGAGCGAACCGCGTGACCGCCGACACGTCCGTGCCGTCCACTGCGCTGCTGACCGGAGCAGACCGGGGCGGCTCCAACTACACCGCGCGGCACCTTCTCGTCCTCGAGGGGCTCGAGGCAGTGCGCAAGCGCCCTGGCATGTACATCGGCTCGACCGACAGCCGTGGACTCAGCCACTGCCTCTGGGAGATCATCGACAACTCGGTGGACGAGGCCCTGGGCGGCTATTGCGATCACATCGAGGTGATCCTCCACGACGACGGCTCTGTGGAGGTGCGCGACAACGGCCGGGGGATCCCGGTGGACGTCGAGCCCAAGACGGGGCTGTCCGGCGTCGAGGTCGTGATGACCAAGCTGCACGCCGGCGGAAAGTTCGGCGGCGGCGCGTACGCGGCCTCCGGCGGTCTGCACGGCGTCGGCGCCTCCGTGGTGAACGCGCTGTCCGCCCGTCTCGACGTGGAGGTGGACCTCCACGGCAAGACCCACGCGATCAGCTTCCGCCGCGGCGTCCCCGGGATCTTCACCGAATCCGGGCCGGACGCTCCGTTCGACCCGTCCAGCGGCCTCCTCAAGGGCAAGAGGGTCCCCAAGACCCGCACCGGCACCCGCATCCGCTACTGGGCGGATCGCCAGATCTTCCTCAAGGACGCCAAGCTCTCCGTGGAGACGCTGTACGCCCGCGCCCGGCAGACCGCGTTCCTGGTGCCGGGGCTGACCCTGGTCGTCCGGGACGAGCGGGCCCTGGAGGGGCGGGAGGGGCCGGTCGAGGAGACCTTCCGCTACGACGGGGGGATCAGCGAGTTCTGCGAGTACCTCGCCCAGGACAAGGCCGTCTGCGATGTGCTGCGGCTGTCCGGGCAGGGCACCTTCAAGGAGACCGTGCCGGTCCTCGACGAGCGCGGCCATATGACGCCGACCGAGGTCACCCGCGACCTGGGCGTCGATATCGCGCTGCGATGGGGCACCGGATACGACGCGACCGTGAAGTCGTTCGTCAACATCATCGCGACCCCCAAGGGCGGCACCCATGTCGCCGGCTTCGAGCGCGCGATCGCCAGGACGGTCAACGAGGCGCTGCGCTCCGCCAAGCTGCTGCGCGTCGCCGAGGACGACGTCGTCAAGGACGACGCCATGGAGGGCCTGACGGCGGTGGTGACCGTCCGGCTGGCCGAGCCGCAGTTCGAGGGCCAGACCAAGGAGGTGCTGGGCACCTCGGCGGCCTCCCGGATCGTGGCCAATGTGGTCTCCAAGGAGCTCAAGGAGTTCCTGACCTCCTCCAAGCGGGATGCCAAGCAGCAGGCCCGCGCCGTCCTGGAGAAGGTCGTGGCCGCGGCCCGTACGCGCATCGCGGCCCGCCAGCACAAGGAGGCGCAGCGCCGCAAGACCGCGCTGGAGACCTCCTCGCTGCCCGCGAAGCTGGCCGACTGCCGCAGCGACGACGTGGGCCGCAGCGAGCTGTTCATCGTCGAGGGGGACTCGGCGCTGGGTACGGCCAAGCTGGCCCGGAACTCCGAGTTCCAGGCGCTGCTGCCGATCCGCGGCAAGATCCTGAATGTGCAGAAGTCGTCGATCTCGGACATGCTCAAGAACGCCGAGTGCGGCGCGATCATCCAGGTGATAGGGGCCGGATCGGGCCGGACCTTCGACATCGACCAGGCGCGCTACGGCAAGGTGATCTTCCTCGCCGACGCCGATGTCGACGGCGCGCACATCCGCTGTCTGCTGCTGACCCTCTTCCAGCGCTATATGCGGCCGATGGTCGAGCAGGGACGGGTCTTCTCGGCGGTGCCGCCGCTGCACCGGGTGGAGCTGGTGAACCCCAAGCGGGGGCAGAGCAAGTATGTCTACACCTACTCCGACCAGGAGCTTCAGGAGACGCTGCTGGACCTCCAGCGCCGCGAGGTCCGCTACAAGGACGGCATCCAGCGCTACAAGGGTCTCGGCGAGATGGACGCCGACCAGCTCGCGGAGACCACGATGGACCCGCGTCACCGCACCCTGCGGCGCATCAACATCAGCGACCTGGAGGCCGCCGAGCGCGCCTTCGACCTGCTCATGGGCAATGAGGTCGCGCCCCGTAAGGAGTTCATCACCAACTCGGCGGCGACCCTGGACCGGTCGCGCATCGACGTCTGACGCCCGGCCTGTCGCCACGGCCGGTTCGGCGGGGTCTCCCACCCGGGAGGCCCCGTCGGCGTTTCCCGCCAGGCCCGCGCCTGGAGCGCCGATTCCGGGTTGTTCATCACCTGAGTCACCTGATGGGGTGAACGTCCGGTATTGAAGGGTCCTGGATCTTTCTGATCTGCCCATCCTTGGTCACGCGGCGAATGCGGCAGTGAACGCGATCTTCTCGGGGGTGGACTTCCGCCTCTTCCCGCTGCAGAACCCGGGCCTGGTCCCGGTGCCCCTCGGGTTCCTCGCGGGCTGGCTCGGGACGGTCACCTCACTCGCGCCCGCGGACGTCCCCGGCCATGCCGCCATGCACGCCGAGACGGAGGTGCGGGCCCTCACCGGGGCGGGCGCGGCCTGACGGACAGGGAACAGGGCGGGGGACAGACCCCCGCACGGCGGTGCTTGGCTGAGATCAGACCCACACATACCGGTGCTCGGGGCGGCCGGTCTCGCCGTATTTCAGGCTGAGCCGCACCCGCCCCGTGCGCTCCAGCAGCTTCAGATAGCGCTGTGCGGTCTGTCGGCTGAGCGAGGAGCGCTCGGCCACCTCCTGCGCCGACAGCGGGCCCTCGGCGCCCCGCAGCACCTCTCGTACGAGATCGGCGGTGAGCGCCGAGTGGCCCTTGGGCAGCTCCGCGGGGCCGGCCGAGGCGCCGCCCAGGGCGCCGAAGATCCGGTCCACCTGGTCCTGTCCGGCCTCGCCGTCGCCCTCCAGCGCACGGCGCAGCGCCGCGTACCCCTCCAACTTGGCGCGCAGCCCCGCGAAGGTGAAGGGCTTGACCAGGTACTGCAGCGCACCATGGCGCATCGCTGCCTGGACGGTCGCGATATCGCGGGCCGCGGTCACCATGATGATGTCGGTGTGGTGGCCGAGCTGCCGCAGCCGCCGCACCAGCGACAGCCCCGTCCCATCCGGCAGATAGTGGTCGAGCAGCACCAGGTCGACGGGGGTGGTCTCCAGGACGGCCAGCGCCTCGGCGGCGGAGTGCGCCTGCCCCGCGACACGGAAACCGGCCACCTTTCCGACGTACGCGGCGTTGACCCGGGCCACCCGGACGTCGTCGTCCACGACCAGCACCTCCAGGAGCCCGCCCGGTCCCGATCCAAGGGTCATCGTGGCTCTCCTGTCGCGGTCAGCGGCGCCCCGGCCGGCTGTTCGGCCAGCGCCTCGGGGAGGACGACGGTGAACTCCGCGCCCCCGCCCTCGCGGTCGGACACGCGGACGCTGCCACCCTGGCGCCCGGCCAGGCGGCGGACCAGCGCGAGCCCTATGCCGCGTTTGCCGTGCGCGGGCGGCTCCTTGGTCGACCAGCCCTCGGTGAAGACCACATCGCGCCGGTCGGCGGGGATCCCGGGGCCGGTGTCGGAGACCCGCAGCAGCACCGTACGGTCGTCCGCGCACAGCTCCACCTCGACATGCGGCTCCCGCGAACCGACCGCCGCGTCCAAGGCGTTGTCGATGAGATTGCCGACGATCGTCACCAGCCCCGGCGGGTCCACCAGCCGGTTGGGCAGCAGGCTGTCCTCGGCGACGGACAGCGAGACCCCGCGTTCGGTGGCGACCGTGGCCTTGCCGACCAGCAGGGAGGCCAGCAGCGGATCGTGCACCCGCTCGGTGACCTGCTCGGCGGTGGCCCGGTGCACCCCGATCGCCTCGGTGATGAACTCCATCGCCTCGTCGTGCAGTTCGAGTTCGAGCAGGCCCAGGAGGGTGTGCATCCGGTTGGCGTGCTCATGGTCCTGCGCCCGCAGGGCGTCGATCAGCCCCCGGGTGCCGTCCAGCTCGCGGCCCAGCCGCTCCAGTTCGGTGCGGTCGCGGAGAGTGACCACCGCACCGCCGTCGTCCGTCGGCATCCGGTTGGCGACCAGCACCCGGCCGCCGCTGACGGTCAGCAGATCGGCGCCGCTGACCCGGCCGGACAGCACATCGGTCGTACGGCCCGGGGCGAGCACCGCCTCCAGGGGCCGGCCGGTGTCCTCGGGGCACAGCTCCAGCAGCCGCTGCGCCTCGTCGTTGACCAGCCGGATGCGGCCGTGGGCGTCGAGGGCGACGACGCCTTCCCGGATGCCGTGGAGCATCGCCTCGCGCTCGGCGAGCAGCGCGGAGATGTCGGAGAAGGCCAGATCATGGGTGCGTCGCTGGAGCCGGCGGGCGACCACATACGCCGCGAGGGCGCCGACGGCGAGTGCGCCGCCCGCGTAGGCGAGCATCTCCGGGACCGAGGCGACGAGCCGGGCGCGCACGCTCTCGTAGGAGATGCCCACCGAGACGGCGCCCACGATACGGCCGCTCTCGGCGCGCAGTGGCACCTTGCCGCGGGCCGAGCGGCCGAGGGTGCCCTCGTCGATCTCCATGATCTCCCGGCCCTCGATGGCGTCGGTGGGGTCGGTGGATACATGCTTCCCGATCTCGCCCGGGGAGGTGTGCGACCAGCGCACCCCGCCCCGATCCATGATCACGACGTATTCGGCGCCGGTCGCCCGGCGGATGCGCTCCGCCTCGGTCTGCACGGGCCCGTCGGCGGTGGGCCGGGTGCGCTGGAGCGCCTCGGCCAGCCGGGGCTCGGCGGCCGTGGTCTGGGCGATGGCGAGGGCTCGGCGCATGGCCTGGTCGTCGAGGTGGTCGCTGAGCGGCGCGAGGAAGAGGCCGGTCGCGAGCACGGTGACACCCGTGGCGATGGCCAGCTGCATCAGCAGGACCTGGGAGAAGACGCGTCGGGGCCAGCCGATGCGCCACCTTGTGGCCGTGGCTGTCTGCCCCGGCGGTATCGCGGCGCTCATGGCAACGAAGGGTAACCAAGGGCGGGCCGGAGGGGCCGCGTCAGGACCCCGGGGAGGGGGCCGGGAGCGGCGATCCCGTGGTGGCATGGCGTGTCAGAGGGAAGGGTGGCGATCTCGGAGTGCCACGGGCGCGGGGCGTGGGCTCAGAGGCGGCCGGCGGCCATCGCCCGTACGCCATGCGCGGGCTGCCTCGCGACCCGGATCCCGACGACCTCCATCCGGGCCGGGGAGCCCAGGGGTGAGCCGCAGCTTTCGGGGCGCGGCGGCGCCGTGGCGACCTGCGCGACGCTCACCCGCCAGGCCCGGCCGTCGCGGTGCGCGACGGTCACCGACCAGACCGGGGCCTCGCCCTCGGTCCCCGCGACGGTCAGCGCGTCCGCCCCGTCCTCGCCGGTCAGCTCGC is from Streptomyces hygroscopicus and encodes:
- a CDS encoding acetate permease, with amino-acid sequence MNAIFSGVDFRLFPLQNPGLVPVPLGFLAGWLGTVTSLAPADVPGHAAMHAETEVRALTGAGAA
- a CDS encoding chemotaxis protein CheY, whose translation is MTLGSGPGGLLEVLVVDDDVRVARVNAAYVGKVAGFRVAGQAHSAAEALAVLETTPVDLVLLDHYLPDGTGLSLVRRLRQLGHHTDIIMVTAARDIATVQAAMRHGALQYLVKPFTFAGLRAKLEGYAALRRALEGDGEAGQDQVDRIFGALGGASAGPAELPKGHSALTADLVREVLRGAEGPLSAQEVAERSSLSRQTAQRYLKLLERTGRVRLSLKYGETGRPEHRYVWV
- a CDS encoding DNA topoisomerase IV subunit B, which encodes MTADTSVPSTALLTGADRGGSNYTARHLLVLEGLEAVRKRPGMYIGSTDSRGLSHCLWEIIDNSVDEALGGYCDHIEVILHDDGSVEVRDNGRGIPVDVEPKTGLSGVEVVMTKLHAGGKFGGGAYAASGGLHGVGASVVNALSARLDVEVDLHGKTHAISFRRGVPGIFTESGPDAPFDPSSGLLKGKRVPKTRTGTRIRYWADRQIFLKDAKLSVETLYARARQTAFLVPGLTLVVRDERALEGREGPVEETFRYDGGISEFCEYLAQDKAVCDVLRLSGQGTFKETVPVLDERGHMTPTEVTRDLGVDIALRWGTGYDATVKSFVNIIATPKGGTHVAGFERAIARTVNEALRSAKLLRVAEDDVVKDDAMEGLTAVVTVRLAEPQFEGQTKEVLGTSAASRIVANVVSKELKEFLTSSKRDAKQQARAVLEKVVAAARTRIAARQHKEAQRRKTALETSSLPAKLADCRSDDVGRSELFIVEGDSALGTAKLARNSEFQALLPIRGKILNVQKSSISDMLKNAECGAIIQVIGAGSGRTFDIDQARYGKVIFLADADVDGAHIRCLLLTLFQRYMRPMVEQGRVFSAVPPLHRVELVNPKRGQSKYVYTYSDQELQETLLDLQRREVRYKDGIQRYKGLGEMDADQLAETTMDPRHRTLRRINISDLEAAERAFDLLMGNEVAPRKEFITNSAATLDRSRIDV
- a CDS encoding serine protease, yielding MRTSLRSLLVLVVPLAAALAMVLTAPAPATADRVVIGGHPARTVEAPWTVALASRALFGEKRSGQFCGGAVVGPTTVVTAAHCLSRGVLGMDWRQVKDLRVIIGRNDLRKADGVEYPTARVWVNPAYEGDNRAGDIAVLTLGVAVPAAYSIPMAGSGDRAYRPGEKAAVYGWGDTRGDGSYASALRTASVQVLADTVCERAYPGSAEGDYDPRSMVCAGLPDGGRDACQGDSGGPLVARGRLVGLVSWGSGCAEAGRPGVYTRISAVADLVAAHG
- a CDS encoding two-component system sensor kinase, giving the protein MSAAIPPGQTATATRWRIGWPRRVFSQVLLMQLAIATGVTVLATGLFLAPLSDHLDDQAMRRALAIAQTTAAEPRLAEALQRTRPTADGPVQTEAERIRRATGAEYVVIMDRGGVRWSHTSPGEIGKHVSTDPTDAIEGREIMEIDEGTLGRSARGKVPLRAESGRIVGAVSVGISYESVRARLVASVPEMLAYAGGALAVGALAAYVVARRLQRRTHDLAFSDISALLAEREAMLHGIREGVVALDAHGRIRLVNDEAQRLLELCPEDTGRPLEAVLAPGRTTDVLSGRVSGADLLTVSGGRVLVANRMPTDDGGAVVTLRDRTELERLGRELDGTRGLIDALRAQDHEHANRMHTLLGLLELELHDEAMEFITEAIGVHRATAEQVTERVHDPLLASLLVGKATVATERGVSLSVAEDSLLPNRLVDPPGLVTIVGNLIDNALDAAVGSREPHVEVELCADDRTVLLRVSDTGPGIPADRRDVVFTEGWSTKEPPAHGKRGIGLALVRRLAGRQGGSVRVSDREGGGAEFTVVLPEALAEQPAGAPLTATGEPR